A single Polynucleobacter acidiphobus DNA region contains:
- a CDS encoding phosphatidate cytidylyltransferase → MLKTRIVTAVIMLAILLPVLFLLPPIYLSGLFLLILVTAAWEWSRLIAPNASYAAYFYALICAMVVLFLWLFAIPTVEIALLSIALAFWIIGMPMILSQGIHLSLLRWRFIFSVLGFIILPTAWLSLDVLREIGLWWLLSALILVWLADIGAYFVGKSFGRRKLASQISPGKSVEGALGGLALCLVYAIGCAHYLPAGDTLFGSFQSKWGWGWMLLMTAVLAAYSIMGDLFESQLKRIAKVKDSSHLLPGHGGFLDRVDALLPVMPIAALFSIMVRS, encoded by the coding sequence ATGCTTAAAACTCGGATCGTAACTGCCGTCATCATGCTGGCCATTTTGTTGCCAGTATTGTTTTTGTTACCCCCGATCTATCTCTCAGGATTATTTTTACTAATCCTAGTAACGGCCGCTTGGGAGTGGAGTCGCTTGATTGCCCCCAATGCATCGTATGCAGCCTATTTTTATGCGCTGATCTGCGCCATGGTCGTTCTTTTCCTCTGGCTCTTTGCAATTCCAACGGTGGAAATCGCTTTACTGAGTATCGCGCTTGCGTTTTGGATCATTGGTATGCCAATGATCCTATCTCAAGGGATTCATCTTTCCTTGTTACGGTGGCGATTTATTTTTAGCGTCCTTGGCTTCATTATTTTGCCAACCGCGTGGCTATCTCTGGATGTGCTTCGTGAAATCGGCTTATGGTGGTTATTAAGCGCTTTGATATTGGTTTGGCTCGCTGATATTGGCGCCTATTTTGTTGGTAAGTCTTTTGGTCGACGAAAGCTCGCTAGCCAAATTAGTCCAGGTAAGTCTGTGGAAGGGGCTCTCGGTGGCTTAGCCCTCTGTTTGGTGTACGCCATCGGCTGCGCACACTATTTACCAGCGGGCGATACCCTATTTGGATCGTTCCAGTCGAAATGGGGCTGGGGATGGATGCTTCTCATGACTGCAGTTTTGGCGGCTTACAGCATTATGGGAGATCTATTTGAGTCGCAACTCAAGCGGATCGCAAAAGTGAAGGACAGTAGCCATTTATTGCCGGGGCATGGAGGGTTCTTGGATCGTGTCGATGCTTTATTGCCGGTCATGCCAATCGCTGCATTATTCTCGATAATGGTGAGAAGTTAA
- the rpsB gene encoding 30S ribosomal protein S2, producing MSVTMREMLEAGCHFGHQTRFWSPNMAPYIFGHRNKIHIINLEKTLPMFQDALKFVRQVAANRGTILFVGTKRQSREIIAQEATRAGMPYVDSRWLGGTLTNFKTVKGSIKRLKDMAAAKEAGDWEKLSKKDALTNEREFDKLQKSLGGIQDLNGVPDAIFVVDVGYHKIAITEANKLGIPVIAVVDTNHSPEGVDYIIPGNDDSSKAVILYVRGIADAILEGKANAVQQVLESVKEGEEEFVEEGKED from the coding sequence CCCCAATATGGCCCCCTACATTTTTGGCCATCGTAACAAAATTCATATTATTAATTTAGAGAAGACCCTGCCCATGTTTCAGGATGCCCTGAAATTTGTGCGACAGGTAGCTGCTAACCGCGGCACGATTCTCTTTGTTGGTACGAAGCGCCAGTCTCGGGAAATTATTGCCCAAGAGGCAACCCGTGCTGGTATGCCTTACGTAGATAGCCGTTGGCTTGGAGGCACTCTGACCAATTTCAAAACGGTTAAAGGTTCGATCAAGCGCTTAAAAGATATGGCTGCCGCAAAAGAGGCGGGCGATTGGGAGAAGCTCTCGAAAAAAGATGCCCTCACCAACGAGCGTGAGTTTGATAAGTTGCAAAAATCACTTGGTGGTATTCAAGACCTTAACGGTGTACCTGACGCTATTTTTGTCGTGGACGTGGGTTATCACAAAATTGCAATTACCGAAGCCAATAAACTGGGTATTCCCGTGATTGCTGTGGTCGATACCAATCACTCGCCAGAGGGCGTTGATTACATTATTCCGGGTAACGATGATTCGAGTAAAGCGGTCATTCTTTATGTTCGCGGTATTGCAGATGCCATCCTAGAAGGTAAGGCAAATGCGGTACAGCAGGTCCTCGAGTCTGTTAAAGAGGGCGAAGAAGAGTTTGTTGAAGAAGGGAAGGAAGACTGA
- the pyrH gene encoding UMP kinase, whose product MPGYQRVLLKLSGEALMGEDAYGINPKTIDSMVTEIAEVVQLGVEIAIVIGGGNIFRGVAGGAAGMDRATADYMGMLATMMNSLALQDALRQKGVEARVQSALRMDQVVEPYIRPRAIRAMKEGKVVIFAAGTGNPFFTTDTAAALRAAEMGVEVMLKATKVDGIYSSDPNKDPSATLYSTITFDECLIKNLQVMDATAFALCRDRKLPIRVFSILKPGALLSVVRGEPEGTLVHV is encoded by the coding sequence ATGCCGGGATATCAGCGCGTTCTATTGAAGTTGTCGGGCGAGGCCCTGATGGGTGAGGATGCCTATGGAATCAATCCGAAAACGATTGATTCCATGGTCACCGAAATCGCTGAGGTGGTTCAATTGGGCGTTGAAATCGCCATCGTGATTGGTGGCGGCAATATCTTTCGTGGTGTAGCAGGCGGTGCAGCTGGGATGGATCGGGCCACGGCTGATTACATGGGGATGTTGGCCACCATGATGAACTCGTTGGCCTTACAAGATGCGCTAAGACAAAAAGGCGTTGAGGCAAGAGTGCAGTCTGCTTTGCGAATGGATCAAGTGGTCGAGCCTTATATTCGGCCGCGAGCCATTCGAGCCATGAAAGAGGGCAAGGTCGTAATTTTTGCTGCTGGTACGGGTAACCCATTCTTTACAACCGATACTGCGGCCGCATTGCGTGCCGCGGAAATGGGTGTCGAGGTGATGCTCAAAGCAACTAAGGTGGATGGCATCTACAGCAGCGATCCTAATAAAGATCCAAGTGCAACGTTGTATTCCACTATTACTTTTGATGAGTGCCTCATCAAAAATCTTCAGGTGATGGATGCAACTGCATTTGCTTTATGCCGCGATCGAAAATTACCTATCCGCGTGTTTTCGATCTTAAAACCAGGTGCATTATTGAGTGTTGTGCGGGGCGAGCCAGAAGGTACCCTAGTTCACGTTTAA
- the tsf gene encoding translation elongation factor Ts, which yields MPAITAAMVGELRAKTDAPMMECKKALTEADGDLVKAEEILRVKLGSKASKAASRIAAEGVIVSYIDGTTGALLEVNCETDFVSKNDDFLAFSNGCAKLVAEKNPADVTALAALELNGKPVEAVRTELIGKIGENMNPRRFKRFAGGGQLVSYLHGNRIGVMVEYEGDATAAKDVAMHIAAMKPVSLSTADVPAENIATERKIAEQKALESGKPADIAAKMVEGSVQKYLKEVSLLNQAFVKNDKQTVEQMLKAANTTIKSFTLYVVGEGIEKRQDDFAAEVAAQVAAAKATA from the coding sequence ATGCCCGCGATTACCGCAGCAATGGTTGGCGAACTCCGCGCCAAAACCGATGCTCCCATGATGGAGTGCAAAAAAGCATTAACGGAAGCCGATGGTGATTTAGTTAAAGCCGAAGAGATTCTGCGTGTGAAGTTGGGAAGCAAGGCTAGTAAAGCTGCATCACGCATTGCCGCAGAGGGTGTGATTGTTTCCTATATTGATGGAACAACCGGTGCTTTATTGGAAGTGAACTGCGAGACGGATTTCGTATCGAAAAACGATGACTTCTTAGCATTTAGCAATGGCTGCGCCAAACTCGTTGCTGAGAAAAATCCCGCAGATGTCACCGCCTTGGCTGCTTTAGAGCTCAATGGCAAGCCTGTCGAGGCAGTGCGTACTGAGTTGATCGGTAAGATCGGTGAGAACATGAACCCCCGTCGTTTTAAGCGTTTTGCTGGTGGCGGGCAATTGGTTTCTTATCTCCATGGCAACCGAATTGGTGTGATGGTGGAGTACGAGGGTGATGCAACAGCGGCTAAAGATGTCGCTATGCACATTGCTGCAATGAAGCCCGTTTCTTTATCGACTGCAGATGTTCCCGCAGAAAATATTGCAACCGAGCGTAAGATTGCTGAGCAAAAGGCTTTGGAGTCTGGCAAGCCAGCTGATATTGCTGCCAAAATGGTTGAGGGTTCGGTTCAAAAGTATTTGAAGGAAGTCTCTTTGCTAAATCAAGCCTTTGTAAAGAACGACAAACAAACCGTTGAGCAAATGCTAAAAGCAGCTAATACGACCATTAAATCCTTCACTCTGTATGTTGTTGGTGAGGGCATTGAAAAGCGTCAAGACGATTTTGCTGCAGAAGTTGCTGCCCAAGTTGCTGCTGCAAAGGCAACTGCCTAA
- a CDS encoding M50 family metallopeptidase, protein MEAISTLLYFLITIGILVSFHEFGHYSAARMCGVKVLRFAVGFGKPLLTLKSKSGTEWVIAAIPLGGYVKLLDGRDSEQQISAEEQAVAFDTQPLWQRSLIVAAGPLANFLLAIVLLAFIYINGVPQLPAQIQAPAEQTIAAQLNMEKGDEILAWKSAGDSQFIPIVSWNDLRWRLLDAITAERGFSLELEAESGKRHIVEFKGDALPRLSPGTDPFARLGILPIPGKDSEGESTWFELQLGPIDSLVYASERVWLITKVSTRMMIGLITGETSLKQLSGPISIADMAGKSAQFGWQSFVSFLALLSISIGLLNLIPLPMLDGGQLLYDAWELVSGKRLSTQLQAVFQRFGFILIIALTLFAVFNDLQRLFLSS, encoded by the coding sequence ATGGAAGCGATTTCAACACTTCTTTATTTCTTAATCACCATTGGGATCTTGGTGAGTTTTCATGAGTTTGGTCATTACAGCGCCGCTCGGATGTGCGGGGTGAAGGTATTGCGGTTTGCTGTTGGTTTTGGCAAACCACTCCTAACCCTGAAATCAAAATCTGGAACCGAATGGGTCATTGCTGCGATTCCTTTGGGCGGTTATGTGAAGCTTTTGGATGGGCGAGATTCCGAGCAGCAGATATCGGCAGAGGAGCAAGCGGTTGCCTTTGATACTCAGCCCTTATGGCAGCGCTCATTGATTGTGGCTGCCGGTCCACTAGCTAACTTCTTGTTAGCCATTGTTCTGTTGGCGTTCATCTATATCAATGGCGTACCTCAATTGCCTGCACAAATACAGGCGCCTGCTGAGCAAACCATTGCAGCCCAGTTGAATATGGAAAAGGGCGATGAGATCTTGGCCTGGAAGTCTGCTGGGGATTCTCAATTTATACCGATTGTGAGTTGGAATGATCTACGCTGGCGTTTATTGGATGCAATCACCGCGGAGCGCGGCTTCTCCCTGGAGCTTGAGGCGGAGTCTGGTAAGCGCCATATTGTGGAATTTAAGGGCGATGCATTGCCTCGCCTGTCACCGGGGACGGACCCCTTTGCACGTTTGGGCATCCTACCCATTCCAGGTAAAGATTCCGAGGGAGAATCTACATGGTTTGAGCTCCAGCTCGGTCCAATTGACTCTCTGGTTTATGCCAGTGAACGGGTTTGGTTGATTACCAAGGTCTCGACCCGAATGATGATCGGCTTAATTACTGGGGAGACCTCCTTAAAACAGCTAAGTGGCCCGATTAGCATTGCCGATATGGCGGGTAAATCTGCCCAGTTTGGCTGGCAATCCTTCGTTTCTTTTCTGGCACTTCTTAGCATTAGCATTGGATTACTAAACCTCATCCCTTTGCCAATGTTAGATGGCGGTCAGCTCCTGTATGATGCATGGGAGTTGGTCTCTGGAAAGCGCTTATCCACTCAGTTGCAGGCAGTTTTTCAGCGATTTGGCTTTATATTGATTATTGCGCTCACACTATTTGCTGTATTTAACGATCTACAACGCTTATTTCTGTCTTCATGA
- the ispC gene encoding 1-deoxy-D-xylulose-5-phosphate reductoisomerase translates to MHDLITRNLCILGSTGSIGMNTLDVVRAHRDQFKVSALTAGRQIERLAEQCLEFRPKIAVVHSATDAKTLKELLEGKGLSIAVHHGEAGLIAAVSESDCDTVMAAIVGAAGLLPTLRAAELGKRVLLANKESLVMSGDIFMSAAIRGGAELLPIDSEHNAIFQCLPPHFTSPKNTSRMKEHLGVEEIWLTASGGPFRNTPIDQLANITPDQACAHPNWVMGRKISVDSATMMNKGLEVIEAHWLFGLPLDQIKVLIHPESVVHSMVRYRDGSVMAQLGQPDMRTPIAFGLAWPNRIDAGVAPLNLTQLSGLHFTEPDLLRFPCLGLAFAAARQGGTSPTVLNAANEIAVAAFLEGRLPYLKIAQAVEFALNQLPNQKAGSLDEVLSVDREARLKTSDWITRQ, encoded by the coding sequence ATGCACGATCTCATCACCCGAAATCTCTGTATCTTAGGATCCACCGGATCGATCGGCATGAATACGCTTGATGTGGTGCGCGCTCATCGAGATCAATTTAAGGTAAGTGCACTCACTGCCGGTCGGCAAATCGAACGTTTGGCTGAGCAATGTTTGGAGTTCAGACCCAAGATCGCAGTGGTTCACTCTGCGACTGACGCAAAAACGCTAAAGGAACTCCTAGAAGGCAAGGGTCTATCGATTGCTGTGCATCATGGCGAGGCGGGTCTCATTGCCGCAGTCTCAGAAAGTGACTGCGATACCGTGATGGCAGCCATTGTTGGTGCCGCTGGTCTGTTGCCCACCTTACGCGCGGCCGAACTTGGTAAGCGCGTATTGCTTGCGAATAAAGAGTCTCTAGTGATGTCTGGAGATATTTTTATGAGTGCCGCAATCCGAGGTGGCGCAGAGTTATTGCCAATCGATAGTGAACACAATGCAATTTTTCAGTGCTTACCACCGCACTTCACGAGTCCCAAAAATACCTCGCGGATGAAAGAGCATTTGGGGGTTGAGGAAATTTGGTTAACGGCTTCTGGGGGCCCTTTCCGGAATACTCCAATCGATCAACTGGCCAATATCACACCAGATCAGGCATGTGCTCATCCGAATTGGGTGATGGGTCGCAAAATTTCAGTTGATTCTGCAACCATGATGAACAAGGGGCTTGAAGTAATCGAGGCGCATTGGTTATTTGGTTTGCCGCTCGACCAAATTAAGGTGCTCATTCATCCGGAGAGCGTGGTGCACTCCATGGTGCGCTATCGAGATGGTTCGGTCATGGCTCAGCTCGGACAGCCAGATATGCGCACACCCATCGCATTTGGCTTGGCTTGGCCCAATCGCATTGATGCTGGTGTTGCGCCTCTCAATTTGACTCAGTTATCCGGTTTGCACTTTACCGAGCCCGATCTTTTGCGTTTTCCATGTTTAGGTCTTGCCTTTGCTGCTGCGAGGCAAGGGGGGACAAGCCCCACGGTTCTAAATGCTGCCAATGAGATTGCCGTCGCTGCATTTTTAGAAGGCCGCTTGCCATACTTGAAAATTGCGCAGGCCGTTGAGTTCGCGCTCAATCAGCTTCCTAACCAAAAGGCGGGATCTTTGGATGAGGTTCTATCGGTTGATCGAGAGGCCCGCCTCAAAACCAGTGATTGGATTACACGCCAATAA
- a CDS encoding OmpH family outer membrane protein, with protein sequence MMMIQGLMTKGSKLVITAFLTGVCSVAFAQEAAPRIAFVNAEKIFVESNMAKAAQSRLQNEFAKRQNEIRDGAQKIKAAAEKLDKEAAVMPEAERIRKQRELADFDRELQRKNRELNDDANQRNAEERAKIAEKANIAIRQVAEQRKIDVIFQEPPAYLNPRLDVTDEVIRVLNNLK encoded by the coding sequence ATGATGATGATTCAGGGATTAATGACCAAAGGGTCTAAATTAGTTATAACCGCATTCTTGACGGGTGTTTGTTCCGTCGCTTTTGCTCAAGAAGCTGCACCTCGTATTGCGTTTGTGAATGCCGAGAAGATTTTTGTTGAGTCCAATATGGCAAAAGCAGCTCAATCGCGTTTGCAAAATGAGTTTGCAAAACGTCAAAATGAAATTCGGGATGGCGCACAGAAAATTAAGGCCGCGGCTGAGAAGTTGGATAAAGAGGCTGCCGTAATGCCTGAGGCTGAGAGAATTCGAAAGCAGAGAGAGTTGGCTGACTTTGATCGTGAGTTGCAACGTAAGAATCGTGAGCTAAACGATGATGCCAATCAACGTAATGCTGAAGAGCGAGCAAAAATTGCTGAAAAGGCAAATATTGCAATTCGACAAGTGGCTGAACAGCGTAAGATCGACGTGATTTTTCAAGAACCCCCAGCGTACCTCAATCCAAGACTTGATGTGACCGATGAGGTTATCAGGGTGTTAAATAACCTCAAGTAA
- the uppS gene encoding polyprenyl diphosphate synthase, with translation MTQAATSSTLAVPAVGSVPRHVAIIMDGNGRWATKRFMPRVAGHSEGLEAVRKVVEECVKQNVEYLTLFAFSSENWRRPPEEVGFLTKLFLKSLRKEVARLAENNIRLKMIGDLSRFGTAITEMVEFSEEKTKDCNRLTLTIAANYGGRWDILQAVQKALAQNPHLDPEGISEEWLAPHLSMAYAPEPDLFIRTGGEQRVSNFLLWQLAYTELYFTDILWPDFNATELQKAFLWYAQRERRFGRTSAQLVEESNPIPFSDAV, from the coding sequence ATGACCCAAGCAGCTACCAGCTCTACGCTTGCTGTTCCTGCCGTTGGTAGTGTTCCTAGGCATGTTGCTATCATCATGGATGGCAATGGTCGTTGGGCAACTAAACGGTTTATGCCGCGTGTCGCTGGGCATTCAGAAGGGCTTGAGGCGGTACGCAAGGTGGTTGAGGAGTGCGTCAAGCAAAACGTTGAATACCTGACCTTATTTGCCTTTAGTTCAGAGAACTGGCGAAGACCCCCTGAGGAAGTTGGATTTTTAACAAAACTGTTTCTCAAATCCCTCCGTAAAGAGGTTGCTCGTCTTGCTGAAAATAATATTCGTCTGAAGATGATTGGCGACCTTAGTCGCTTTGGAACTGCGATCACCGAAATGGTCGAGTTCTCGGAAGAAAAAACCAAGGATTGCAACCGCTTAACCCTGACGATTGCCGCCAATTACGGTGGGCGCTGGGATATTTTGCAAGCGGTGCAAAAAGCATTGGCGCAAAACCCCCATCTTGATCCAGAGGGTATTTCCGAGGAGTGGTTGGCCCCCCATCTTTCGATGGCCTATGCCCCTGAGCCTGATTTATTCATTCGGACCGGTGGTGAGCAGCGGGTGAGTAATTTCCTCTTGTGGCAATTGGCATATACCGAACTCTATTTCACGGATATTCTTTGGCCAGACTTTAATGCGACTGAGTTGCAAAAAGCATTTCTTTGGTACGCCCAGCGGGAGCGTCGCTTTGGTCGCACTAGTGCCCAGCTGGTAGAAGAGTCCAACCCCATTCCCTTCTCTGATGCCGTCTAA
- the bamA gene encoding outer membrane protein assembly factor BamA: protein MQYLASCFCIILLAIAGFNQPALAADSFIVKDIRIEGLQRVEPGTVFSYLPVQVGERFTPEKAADSIKALYATGFFRDVQIQAQGDVLIVIVDERPTISRIEFTGMKEFDPEVVRKSLRSVGVADARFYDKALIDKAEQELKRQYVSKGLFAAEVVTTVTPGARNQVAIFFNIDEGPVAKIKEINFIGNQVFSESTLRSQMQLQTGGWLSWYSKDNLYSKQKLTADLETIRSYYLNRGYLEFVIESTQVSITPDKRDIYLTISIREGNKFTVKNISLAGELLGKEKEFQSLLTIKAGDTFSSAKLAESTKAIAEKLGSYGYAFAVINPQPDIRRDLNEVDITLVIDAGRRVYVRKVEITGNSKTRDLVIRREMRQFESAWFDSEKIRISKERIGRTGYVKDSEITTADVPGSPDQVDVNVKVEEKPTGAISIGAGFSSTEKLILTAGINQENAFGTGTSIGLNFSLGKINQSLALSQYDPYFTEDGISRYTDFFYRSNKPLYYVGDPDYQIKSFGTNLKFGVPYTEVDRVFFGTGLEFFDIYVTQNTPQPYQTYVQDWGQTIPSRLQTYNIPITVGWARDGRDSALIPSKGSLQRLSGEVGTPLGNLLFYQLNAQYQQYHSFSKGNILSFNGEIGYGEGYGNKPYPITKNYFVGGIGSVRGYAPGSLGPKYFNTTTGTFLPTGGQSKIVTNIEYTFPVPGSGADKTLRLFTFADGGNAFQDINLVLRYSYGVGLSWISPLGPLKFSYGIPINAQPTDNIQRLQFQVGTAF from the coding sequence ATGCAATATTTAGCCTCGTGCTTTTGCATCATTCTGTTGGCCATTGCTGGATTCAATCAGCCGGCTCTTGCTGCGGACTCATTTATTGTCAAAGATATTCGGATTGAAGGTTTGCAGCGGGTTGAGCCTGGCACCGTATTTAGTTATCTACCTGTTCAAGTCGGTGAGCGGTTTACCCCTGAAAAGGCGGCTGACTCAATTAAAGCTTTATATGCCACCGGATTTTTTCGGGATGTTCAGATTCAGGCGCAGGGGGATGTCTTAATTGTGATTGTGGACGAGCGTCCCACAATCTCGCGGATTGAGTTCACCGGCATGAAGGAATTTGATCCTGAAGTGGTTCGCAAATCATTACGAAGCGTCGGGGTAGCAGACGCACGTTTTTATGACAAGGCCTTAATTGATAAAGCAGAGCAGGAGCTCAAGCGTCAATATGTGAGTAAAGGATTGTTTGCCGCTGAGGTGGTTACAACGGTTACTCCAGGAGCTCGCAATCAGGTGGCGATCTTCTTTAATATTGATGAAGGACCAGTAGCCAAGATTAAAGAGATTAATTTCATTGGCAACCAAGTATTTAGTGAAAGTACTTTGCGCAGTCAGATGCAGCTACAAACCGGTGGTTGGTTATCGTGGTACTCCAAAGATAATTTGTACTCAAAGCAAAAGCTAACTGCTGACCTCGAGACCATTCGTTCGTATTACCTCAATCGGGGCTATCTCGAGTTTGTGATCGAGTCCACCCAGGTTTCAATTACTCCTGATAAGCGCGACATCTATTTAACGATCAGTATTCGTGAGGGTAATAAATTTACCGTGAAGAATATTAGCCTCGCCGGGGAATTGCTGGGTAAAGAAAAAGAGTTTCAGTCACTCTTGACGATTAAAGCGGGTGATACTTTCTCATCGGCAAAGTTAGCGGAAAGTACCAAGGCTATTGCTGAGAAGTTAGGTTCGTATGGCTACGCCTTTGCGGTGATTAATCCGCAACCCGATATCCGGCGCGATTTGAATGAGGTCGATATCACGCTGGTGATTGATGCGGGTCGGCGCGTGTATGTGCGTAAAGTCGAAATTACGGGGAACTCAAAGACTCGCGATCTGGTGATTCGGCGTGAAATGCGACAGTTTGAGAGTGCCTGGTTTGATAGTGAAAAGATCCGCATTTCTAAGGAGCGGATTGGTCGAACTGGTTATGTGAAGGATAGTGAAATCACTACTGCCGATGTTCCTGGCTCACCCGATCAGGTGGATGTGAACGTGAAGGTTGAGGAAAAGCCAACCGGCGCGATCTCGATTGGTGCTGGATTTTCTTCTACTGAAAAATTGATCCTGACCGCTGGTATTAATCAAGAGAATGCGTTTGGAACCGGAACCAGTATTGGTCTTAATTTCTCGCTCGGTAAGATTAATCAATCCTTAGCGCTTTCGCAGTACGACCCTTACTTTACCGAAGATGGCATTAGTCGCTATACCGACTTTTTCTATCGTTCCAATAAGCCGCTGTATTACGTGGGAGATCCTGATTATCAGATTAAGTCTTTTGGTACCAACTTAAAGTTTGGAGTGCCTTACACCGAAGTGGATCGGGTATTTTTTGGAACCGGCCTCGAGTTTTTTGATATTTACGTGACTCAAAATACTCCGCAACCCTATCAGACCTATGTGCAAGACTGGGGCCAAACCATCCCAAGTCGATTGCAAACTTATAACATTCCAATTACGGTTGGCTGGGCACGCGATGGCCGTGATAGTGCACTGATTCCATCGAAAGGATCTTTACAGCGTTTATCAGGAGAGGTTGGAACGCCTTTGGGTAATTTGCTGTTCTACCAATTGAATGCTCAATATCAGCAATACCACTCATTCTCCAAGGGCAATATCTTGTCTTTCAATGGTGAAATTGGCTATGGTGAAGGCTACGGTAACAAGCCATACCCGATTACCAAGAACTACTTTGTGGGCGGCATTGGTTCGGTTAGGGGCTACGCACCGGGATCGCTTGGGCCGAAGTATTTCAACACTACCACGGGTACTTTCTTGCCTACCGGTGGCCAGTCGAAGATCGTCACCAATATTGAATACACCTTCCCAGTTCCTGGCTCGGGGGCAGACAAGACCTTGCGCCTCTTCACCTTTGCGGATGGCGGTAATGCCTTCCAGGACATTAACTTAGTACTACGGTATTCCTACGGGGTCGGTTTATCATGGATATCCCCATTGGGTCCGTTAAAATTTAGCTACGGTATTCCAATCAATGCACAGCCGACGGATAATATCCAAAGACTGCAGTTTCAGGTGGGTACAGCGTTTTAA
- the frr gene encoding ribosome recycling factor, whose product MSAGQIKTNADQKMQKSIEAFKANLAKIRTGRANPGILEHLMVDYYGNPTPISQVANLGLADARTINVTPWEKNMVAVVEKAIRESDLGLNPATQGTVIRVPMPPLTEERRKELTKVVKAEGEETKVAIRNLRRDANEHLKRLTKDKEISEDDERRAQDEIQKLTDKFVADVDKLVVEKEKEIMTV is encoded by the coding sequence ATGTCGGCTGGACAAATAAAGACCAATGCAGATCAAAAAATGCAAAAGTCAATTGAGGCATTTAAAGCTAATCTCGCAAAAATCAGAACGGGTCGTGCCAACCCAGGTATTTTGGAGCACCTAATGGTGGATTACTACGGTAATCCCACGCCAATCTCGCAAGTGGCTAATCTAGGGCTTGCCGATGCGCGCACCATTAATGTGACCCCATGGGAAAAAAATATGGTCGCGGTCGTTGAGAAGGCGATTCGCGAATCAGACCTTGGTCTTAATCCTGCAACTCAGGGTACGGTGATTCGGGTGCCAATGCCCCCATTGACTGAGGAGCGTCGCAAAGAGCTGACCAAGGTCGTCAAAGCAGAGGGCGAAGAGACCAAAGTGGCAATTCGTAATTTACGACGCGATGCCAATGAGCATTTAAAGCGTTTGACCAAAGATAAAGAAATCTCTGAGGACGATGAGCGTCGTGCCCAGGACGAGATCCAGAAATTGACCGATAAGTTTGTGGCCGATGTGGATAAATTGGTGGTTGAAAAGGAAAAGGAAATCATGACGGTTTAA